GCGGGGAGGAGCGGGGGGCAGGAAACTGGCCGTTGCGGACTTCTTGGCAAAATTGGGCTAGGGCTTGGCTGGAAAGGCTACGGAGGTCGGCATAGGCTTTGGCAAAGGGGGGCAAGCGCTGACCCAGACCCAAAACATCGGCGGTTACCAGGATTTGGCCATCACAATGGGCACCAGCCCCAATGCCGATGGTGGGAATAGAGAGGCTTTGGCTAATGGACTGGGCCAGGGTATCGGGGATATGCTCTAGCACTAAGCCAAAGGCTCCTGCTTGCTCTAGGGCCAGGGCTTCTTGGTGCAGCCGATCCTGGTTTTCGGGGGACTGCCCCTGTTGCCGTAGTCCTTGGATATGAACGGATTGGGGGGTAAGGCCCACATGGCCCAAGACTGGAATTCCTGCGTCTACCAGGGTTGCAACTGTGGCAACCATGGTGGCATAGCCCCCTTCCACCTTAACGGCTTCCACCTCCGCTTCCTTGAGGCATCGACCCGCTGCCCGCAGGGCTTGCTGGGGACTTTCTTGGTAACTCATGAAGGGGAGATCACAGACCAGAAGGGCGTTTTTGACCGATCGTCGCACGGCCTTGGCATGGTGGATCATTTCCTCCAGGGTCAGGGGCAAGGTGGTGTGATGTCCTAGGGCCACCATAGCCAGAGAGTCCCCTACGAGAATGAGGTCTACCCCCGCTTGATCCAGCATGTCCGCCCACAGCGCATCCCAAGCCGTTAGGGCTGTGATTAAGCGTCCCTGTTGTTTATAAAGCAAAATATCGCGGATAGAGACAGGCATGGTTTTTGGGGGTTAGGCTGGGTTGCGGCGGTGGAGGCTGCCCTATGGTACAGCAACCGGGGGATTAGCTTGGACAGGAAGCCCAGGAGAGTTGGGGGTCATGGCGGGGGCACCACTGCACCACTACTGATCAATCCTGCAAACTTTGGGGCAGGGAGGCGTTTCCGAGAGAGGCTTGGGCTGACTGAATCCGTTATCCCTAAGCGTAGAGGTTAAGGACACCAGGTCTTGCTAAATCGTGGTAGGGTAAGCTCCACACTCTGTTTTGGCAAAGACCCTCGCTGTGGGGTTGGGGTAGATTCCATGGTGGCAACGGATCATGGTTTCAGGTTCCAACCGAGTCGTTCAGATGGGTCTACTCACCTCCTATACTGATGGTGTGGGGTTCATCTGACCGACGTGATCATCCCATAACAGACGGCATGACGTTTATTTCTGTACGAAGAGGCTATGGCCAGCAACTTTGAGGCTTCGCCAAATCCTGTCTCTGCGAATAGTCAGGTTTATCCCATCGTTATTCCCCCCCTCTTTAGTGCTGCTGAGGCGGTGGGGGTGAAAGAAAAGGTTGAGGAGCTTTGCCAACAGAAGGGGAGCGTGACTTCTGGCGTGACTTCCATTGTGTTGGACTTTTCTGCGACGACCTTTATGGATAGTAGTGGCATTGGTGCCTTAGTGCGATGTCACACCTTGGCCCAAAACCGGGGTATTGAGTTGAGATTAGTTCAGGTTGCCCCCACGGTGATGATGGCTCTGTCGTTGACGGAACTGGATCAGGTGCTGACGATCGATACCGTCACCCCGAACCAACAACGATCGCTCCCTGCGGCTAGCCAAGGCACAGAGAACGTGGTGGTCATGACCCATCCCTCGGTGCATTCCAAGGCGAAGCGCTTGATTGATATTGCTGGAGCCTTTGTTGGTTTGTCTTTTTTGGCCTTAATCCTACCGTTTGTCGTCATTGCCATCAAGTTTGATGATGGGGGTCCCATTTTCTTTGGTCAGGTGCGCTGTTCTTGGTTGGGTCGTCGGTTTCGGATGTGGAAGTTCCGATCGATGATCCTCAATGCTGAAGCCCTGAAACATACGGTAGAGAATAAGGCCCAGGGCGCGTTGTTTAAAAATCCTAATGATCCTCGCATTACCCGCGTTGGTCGTTTCTTGCGCCGGACTAGTTTGGATGAATTCCCCCAGTTTTGGAATGTGTTACGGGGGGAGATGAGTTTGGTGGGCACTCGTCCCCCCACACCCGATGAGTTGGAGCGCTACGAGATCCTGCAATGGAGCCGCCTGGATATTAAGCCGGGGATTACCGGGGAATGGCAGGTGAATGGTCGATCGAATGTGTCTGATTTTGAGGATGTGGTACGCTTAGACCTCAAATACCAGGAAAACTGGAGCTTAAGCTACGACATCAAGCTCCTCATCAAAACGGTTTTATTGCTCTTTCACAAAGACTCCGGATCCTATTAAGCAGTCCCGTGGCTCCAGCAACGTCTGTCCGGTGGTCAGGGCAATGGGCTTACGGCTTAAGCCGGGACAAGATTAACGGGACAGCGGGGTGCGGAGCGCCCTACTGTCTGGGCTTACCGAAAATCTGGGTCTAAAGCCCCGTCCTTCTAGGACGGCTTTTCTTCCTGCAACCGATCTATCCAGTCTTCCACAAGCTGGGTCATAGTCTTCTCTCTCTCTGTTCCGCAATCCGCCTAAGCTTTGCCAACCTAGCGCCCGACACCCTTAAACCGAGCCTTTCTTTCGCCATTGCGCCTACCCATCGTCTATCCATCTATGCTATCATGGTTAGCATGAAAGTACGATACCAGTATCGAATTTATCCGACACCGCAACAGGTCAAAGGGCTGAATCAGCTTTTTGGGTGTTGTCGAGTTGTGTACAACGATGCCCTGGCGATTGTGCGGTCAGTGCCGCAGGGCGAGAAATGGCCCAGCAATGCTGAACTGCAAAAGCTGGTGATCACTCAGGCCAAAAAGACGGCTGAACGGAAATGGTTGGCCGATGTGTCAGCCGTGCCCTTGCAGCAGTCGGTTCAGGATTTAGGTGTTGCCTTCAAGAACTTTTTCGAGAGCCGTAGCGGTAAACGAAAAGGGCCAAAGGTGGGCTTCCCTCGGTTCAAAAAGAAGCTGAACCAACAGTCGGCACGGTTTGTTCGGACGGGATTCTCCCTCAAGGGCAATAAGCTTGAACTGGCCAAATTAGGCCGCTTCAAGGTGAAGTGGTCAAGGCCACTGCCCTCTGAGCCTAGCTCTGTGACCATTATCCGCAACACGGCTGGACAATACCATGCCAGCTTTGTCGTGGAGATTGGCTCCATCAACATTGAGCCACTACGGCCCTCAATTGGGGTAGATCTAGGCATCAAAACCTTTGCCTTTCTCAGCACAGGTGATCGGGTAGAATCCCCTGGATATAATCGGTTAGACCGAAAGACGCGACGGTTTCAGCGTAAGCTGGCCCGCCAAGTTAAAGGGTCTAAGCGTCGCGAAAAGACTAGGCTACGCCTTGCAAAGCTGAAGCTAAAAACGGCCAATATCCGAAAAGACTTTCTCCACAAGACCACGACCCAGCTCATCCACGAAAATCAAGTGGTGGTGTTGGAGGATCTGGCGGTGAAGAATATGCTTGGTAATCGGAAGTTGGCACGGGCCATCAGTGAGCAGGGTTGGGGCACCGCACGAACCTTGTGCGAGGCCAAGGCCAACAGGGTTAATGATCGAGAGGTCAGGATCATCAGTCGGTGGGAGCCAACCAGTCAGATCTGTTCTGATTGTGGCTTTCGGTGGGGCAAGGTTGCTCTATCGGTTCGTTCCATCCTCTGTGTGAGTTGCGGAACCGAACATGATAGAGATGGTAATGCCGCCAAAAATATCGAAAAGTCTGGGTTGGGGCTAACCCAAGACTCTAAATGGACAAAGAACGGGCGTAAGACCAGGATGTCTGGCAATCCGACTGCTTTGTCTAGCCAGCCGTACAGCGAACAGCTTGGATTATTCGCCTAGCCGGAGAATCCCCGCACCTTTAGGTCGGGGAGCATGTCAACTTAAGTGAGGCTGACGGTAACGGCGATCGCGCTGAGTAGGGCCGTAATGCCATAGAAGAAGGCAACAATGCGCGTTTCATGCCAGCCACTGAGTTCTAAGTGATGGTGGTATGGGGCCATCTTAAAGAGACGCTTACCGATGCCATCAGCCCCCTTGGTGGCTTTGTAGTAGCCCACCTGAAGAACGACAGAGATAGACTCGAAGCAGAACAGACCACCGGCCAATAACAAGGCCCAGAGCGTATTACTCATAATGGCGACGGCGGCCAGGGCACCCCCCAGGGCCAGGGAGCCAGTGTCCCCCATAAAAACCCGTGCTGGGTTGCGGTTATGGGTGAGAAAGCCCAGGTAGCTGCCCCCTAAGGCGGCACAAAAGAGGGTGAGGTCGGGGTGGTTTGGGGCTACGATCGCCCCCAGACCTACGAGGGCGATCGCGCCGGTTCCAGCAGCGAGGCCATCCAGACCATCGGTTAAGTTTGTGGCGTTGCTTTCAGCGGTGAGGGTGAAGACAGCCAAGGGCCAAAACAGAAAGCCTAGGGGCAGAACCCAATTTTGCCAGGGTAGTTGCACCGTGGTCAGGTCTGTGCTGAAACCGTGGCTCCAGCCGACCCACAGACAAAAGAGGCTACCAAAACCCACTTGTAGGGCGAGTTTGGTGAGGGGGGAAATTCCTTTGTTGGAGTGATGGCGTAAAATTTGCCAGTCATCCAGCCAACCAATGAAACCATAGGCTAGGGTCAGCAGGGAGACGGCCACAGTGGACAGGGCAAACCCAGACCAGAGCAGGGCCACCACGAGACCAACGGGAATCACAAAGATACCGCCCATGGTGGGGGTGCCTGCTTTTTTCAGGTGTGCCTGGGGTCCATCTTCGCGGATGAACTGGCCTGCTTTCAGTTGGCGCAGCAGGGGGACAGCCCAGTGTCCTAGGAGCGAGGTGGCCAGGGTACAAACCACCAAGGGCAAAAACAGGGATTGGAGTTGAAGGGGCGATCGGGCAGCCCATTGATCCAGGATTAGGGCAACTGCACTAATGCAGCCGGTTAATCCCCACAGGAGTTGACGACCGGAGAGGAAGACCCCTCGTGTTACGGAAAATCTAGCATCCACGATTGTTTGCTCTCACACCACAGACCATTGCACGGAATAAACAGGACCCTAGGGAATGGGTTTGTTTATAAAAGTTAAGAATAGCAGGAATTTTGGGAGCGACTGACCCGCGACTCACTTTGGAGCCTTGGGTTCCCTGGGAAGCTGCGCTCACTTTAACCTATCGGGGGCACATTGCAAGTCCGACCATTTCGGACTGCTGTAGCATCTGGCGTTTTGGGGTTAGGGATCGGCCATCGCGGCGGTGGGGATATTAACAGCATGATTCTGGCTCATCTCCCGTGGGGCGTTATCCACGGCAACTGTCGCCTTAGGATCGCCTTAGGATCGCCTTAGGATTATTAGACAAAGCACTATAGAATTAAGGCGTTATCCACCTATTGAAGCGCTAGCCGACCCGTGAAGCTATCTCTGTTCCATACCCCAGAACTGACCCCTACGACCAGCCAACCTGCCTGTGCCATTGTCATTGATGTGTTGCGGGCCACGACCACGATCGCCAGCGCCTTGCAAGCAGGAGCCGAAGCGGTTCAAGCCTTTAGTGATTTAGAGAAATTGATGGCCATCAGCGAGCAATGGCCTGGGGAAAAACGGCTGCGTGCCGGGGAACGGGGAGGGCAAAAAGTAGAGGGCTACGATTTGGGCAATTCCCCCCTCGATTGCACCCCAGAGTGTGTGGGCGGTAAGCGCCTGTTTGTCAGCACCACCAATGGCACCCGTGCCCTACAACGGGTCGAGATGGCTCCCACGGTGCTGACCGCTGCCCTGGTCAACCGTCAGCGGGTGGTCAACTATCTTCAGTCTGTCCAGCCGGAAACCGTGTGGATGGTGGGATCGGGCTGGGAAGGCAGTTTTTCCCTGGAAGATACGGTGTGTGCGGGGGCGATCGCCCACCAACTCAGTCAGGTTACCCAACGCCCCTTGATGGAACTGGCCGCCAATGACGAAGTGGTGGCTGCGGTTGCGTTGTTTCAGCAGTGGCACGATCGTCTGGTGGATTTATTGCACCATGCTAGCCATGGTCAGCGGTTGCTGCGCCTGGGTAATACGGCAGATCTGGAATTTTGCGCCCAATTGGATGTCTTAACGGTGTTGCCGATGCAACGGGAACGGGGCGTGTTGGTTAAATCCTAGGAGCGGGTCTGGGATGCGGGATCAACTACCG
The nucleotide sequence above comes from Prochlorothrix hollandica PCC 9006 = CALU 1027. Encoded proteins:
- the panB gene encoding 3-methyl-2-oxobutanoate hydroxymethyltransferase, which produces MPVSIRDILLYKQQGRLITALTAWDALWADMLDQAGVDLILVGDSLAMVALGHHTTLPLTLEEMIHHAKAVRRSVKNALLVCDLPFMSYQESPQQALRAAGRCLKEAEVEAVKVEGGYATMVATVATLVDAGIPVLGHVGLTPQSVHIQGLRQQGQSPENQDRLHQEALALEQAGAFGLVLEHIPDTLAQSISQSLSIPTIGIGAGAHCDGQILVTADVLGLGQRLPPFAKAYADLRSLSSQALAQFCQEVRNGQFPAPRSSPP
- a CDS encoding sugar transferase, translating into MASNFEASPNPVSANSQVYPIVIPPLFSAAEAVGVKEKVEELCQQKGSVTSGVTSIVLDFSATTFMDSSGIGALVRCHTLAQNRGIELRLVQVAPTVMMALSLTELDQVLTIDTVTPNQQRSLPAASQGTENVVVMTHPSVHSKAKRLIDIAGAFVGLSFLALILPFVVIAIKFDDGGPIFFGQVRCSWLGRRFRMWKFRSMILNAEALKHTVENKAQGALFKNPNDPRITRVGRFLRRTSLDEFPQFWNVLRGEMSLVGTRPPTPDELERYEILQWSRLDIKPGITGEWQVNGRSNVSDFEDVVRLDLKYQENWSLSYDIKLLIKTVLLLFHKDSGSY
- a CDS encoding RNA-guided endonuclease InsQ/TnpB family protein, producing the protein MKVRYQYRIYPTPQQVKGLNQLFGCCRVVYNDALAIVRSVPQGEKWPSNAELQKLVITQAKKTAERKWLADVSAVPLQQSVQDLGVAFKNFFESRSGKRKGPKVGFPRFKKKLNQQSARFVRTGFSLKGNKLELAKLGRFKVKWSRPLPSEPSSVTIIRNTAGQYHASFVVEIGSINIEPLRPSIGVDLGIKTFAFLSTGDRVESPGYNRLDRKTRRFQRKLARQVKGSKRREKTRLRLAKLKLKTANIRKDFLHKTTTQLIHENQVVVLEDLAVKNMLGNRKLARAISEQGWGTARTLCEAKANRVNDREVRIISRWEPTSQICSDCGFRWGKVALSVRSILCVSCGTEHDRDGNAAKNIEKSGLGLTQDSKWTKNGRKTRMSGNPTALSSQPYSEQLGLFA
- the mraY gene encoding phospho-N-acetylmuramoyl-pentapeptide-transferase; amino-acid sequence: MDARFSVTRGVFLSGRQLLWGLTGCISAVALILDQWAARSPLQLQSLFLPLVVCTLATSLLGHWAVPLLRQLKAGQFIREDGPQAHLKKAGTPTMGGIFVIPVGLVVALLWSGFALSTVAVSLLTLAYGFIGWLDDWQILRHHSNKGISPLTKLALQVGFGSLFCLWVGWSHGFSTDLTTVQLPWQNWVLPLGFLFWPLAVFTLTAESNATNLTDGLDGLAAGTGAIALVGLGAIVAPNHPDLTLFCAALGGSYLGFLTHNRNPARVFMGDTGSLALGGALAAVAIMSNTLWALLLAGGLFCFESISVVLQVGYYKATKGADGIGKRLFKMAPYHHHLELSGWHETRIVAFFYGITALLSAIAVTVSLT
- a CDS encoding 2-phosphosulfolactate phosphatase family protein, giving the protein MKLSLFHTPELTPTTSQPACAIVIDVLRATTTIASALQAGAEAVQAFSDLEKLMAISEQWPGEKRLRAGERGGQKVEGYDLGNSPLDCTPECVGGKRLFVSTTNGTRALQRVEMAPTVLTAALVNRQRVVNYLQSVQPETVWMVGSGWEGSFSLEDTVCAGAIAHQLSQVTQRPLMELAANDEVVAAVALFQQWHDRLVDLLHHASHGQRLLRLGNTADLEFCAQLDVLTVLPMQRERGVLVKS